TGGATCTGGGCGGTATCGACGGCCTGTTGCACATCACCGACATGTCGTGGGGCCGGGTCAATCATCCTTCCGACATGGTCAAGATCGATCAGCAGGTTGAGGTCAAGGTTCTCAACGTGGACCGCGACAAAGAGAAGATTGCTCTTGGCCTGAAGCAGAAGGAAAGCAGCCCGTGGCACGACATTGAGAAGAAGTACCCGCCGAACACCCGCATCAAGGGCACGGTGACCAACATCATGTCCTACGGTGCTTTTGTGAAGCTCGAAGAAGGTGTCGAGGGTCTGGTCCACATCTCCGAAATGTCGTGGACTCGCCGCATCAACCATCCGAGCGAAGTGGTCAGCATCGGCGAAGAGATCGAAGTCGTGGTCCTTGACTTCAACAAGGACAAGCAGGAAATCAGCCTCGGCATGAAACAGACCGAGGTCAACCCGTGGGAACTGGTGGCCGAGAAGTATCCGCCGGGTACAGTCGTCGAGGGCAAGGTGCGCAACCTCGCCAGCTACGGCGCGTTTGTCGAGATCGAGCCGGGTATCGACGGTCTGTTGCACGTATCCGATTTGTCATGGACCAAGAAACTCACCCATCCGAATGAGCTGCTCAAGAAAGGTGAGACGATCAAGTGCGTGGTGCTTGAGGTGGATCGCGCCAAGCAGCGTGTGGCTCTGGGTCTCAAGCAGATGACCGAAGACCCGTGGCTCAATGCGATCCCCGCTCACTACCAGCCGGGCATGATCGTCCGAGGCAAGGTGACGAAGATCACCAACTTCGGCGTGTTTGTGGAGCTTGAGGACGATCTCGAAGGCTTGCTGCACATCTCCGAGCTGGCCGATCATAAAGTCGAGAATCCGCAGGATGTGGTGCAGCAGGATCAGGAAGTCGAGGTCAAGATTCTTCGCGTGGACCTCGATGAGCGAAAGATCGGCCTGTCCCTCAAACGGGCACAGTGGACCAGCGACACGAGCAGCGATGATGCCGGCTCAGGCGGCAGCAGCAAGGGCGGCAAGAAGGGCGGCTCTGGCGGCTCAACCGGTGGGCTTGGCGGCGGCATGGATGACCATGGCGCGCTGGGTACGGATAAGATCACATTCGGCCCCGGTGGGACCAAAATGGGTTGATCTCAACGGCTACCTTCTCGTGTGAAGGATAAGCCTGTGACCGAAAATCTGAAGACCTACGAAAGCCCAGGCAGGACATGCCTGGGCTTTCGTCTTTCTACGGGGAATGTGTTATCCGAGCCAATTTCCGGGCAGGTATCAAGGAATGACGGCACTTATGCGTAATGATGGCTTCTCTATTCGCCCCAATTTAACGGGCATTTTGTAGAAAGAAGAGTCTTAGGAAGTAGAGAGCGGGTTTTTGCGGAGGATGGAGAGTGTCACGGAGTAGAGATTATCGCGTCGGTGGTTGAATCGGAACTCTGTTTCTTTGAGGTACAGGTAGAACGTAGGGCGAGGGACGTCGTTGAACTTGACGAGGCGACGCTTGGCGTAGCTCCAGAAGCTCTCGATGCCGTTGACGTGGGCGCGGGCCGGAGACGAACTGGCTGTCGTTGTGTTCGACGCGCAGGTATTTCTGGTAGCCCACATCGACCAGGCCGTCGTAGCCGCGCCAGCCGTCGGAGTGGACGATCGAGTCGAGGCCGACATGCCCGCGGATGGCCTTTTGCAGGGTCTTTTTCTTACCATCGGGGACGATCTCGGTGTGGACGCAGCCGTTGCGTTTGAAAATGCCGAACACGATGGTCTTGCCACCGGCGCAGACGCAGGTAGATGTCGTTGGTGGAACGCACGCTCAGGCTCGTGAGCTCGGCGGTGTCGGTCGCCGTCAAGTCCATAGCGAAAACGCGGATTAGGCGGCGGAAAACTTTCACACTGATTCGGGATACCCGCCGTGGTTTCACTATCGCAGCGACTTTGTGAGCGTTTATGCTGACGTGGACAGCTACTACTACGGTAACGGCAGACCGCAATCGGTGCCCGGAGCAATTTCGGTGCTTCGCGCAGAAGCTCATCCGCAGGGGATGAACGTGGTGGCGCTGGACGGCAGCGGTCGATTTGAGATCGGCTTCAAAGACCTACCTCCGCCGGACATCGCAAGCAACTGGTACGTCAAGTAGTCTCCAGCCGGAGTCAATGCGGTATCACACGGCTCGCGGTTGACGGATTTACTTGCTTCTCTGGGCTTGATGTCTCAGGTAGTGGTCGGCCAGTGTGATCGCCATCATGGCCTCGGCCATGGGTACGAATCGCGGCAGCAGACAGGGATCATGCCGCCCCTTGGTTGCGATGGTCGTCGATTTGCCGGTATTGGTCACCGTCGGCTGTTCACGCGGCAGAGAGCTTGTAGGCTTGACCGCGCAGCGAAGAATGATGGGCATCCCTGACGAGATGCCACCCAGCATTCCGCCGTGTCGATTAGTCCGTGTGTGGATCCGGGGGTTGTCTCGGTCGGGGGGGATGAAGGCATCGTTGTTTTCGCTGCCGCGCAGGGTTGCGACACCGAAACCGACACCGTATTCGACACCGAGCACCGCGGGCAGGCTGAACATAGCTTTCGCGAGGTCGGCCTTGAGCTTGTCAAATACCGGTTCACCCCAACCCGCCGGTACACCGGTAGCGACGATTTCCGCAATACCGCCAATCGAATCGAGTTCACCGCGCAGCTTTTCGATGAGCGCAACCATCGCATCGGCGATGGCAGGATCAGGACAGCGGACAATGTTGGACTCGACTTGCTCAAGAGAGACAGATGCGGGATCGGGAATATTCGCGATGAGCTGGCCGACTTGTTTGACGTAACCGACGATTTTCACACCTGCGGGAGAGATGTCAGTGACGCCGGCAAGGATTTTTTTGGCGATTGCGCCTGCCGCGACTCGGGCGGTGGTTTCGCGGGCGGATGATCGCCCTCCGCCGCGGTAGTCTCGAAAGCCGTACTTGGCGTCGAAGGTGTAGTCAGCGTGACCCGGACGGTATTTATCTTTGATGTCCGCGTAGTCTTTTGATCGTTGGTCTTTATTAGGGATGAAGATCGCGATCGCGGTTCCGGTGGTTCGACCTTCAAAGACGCCAGCCAGAATTTGCGCGACATCGCTTTCGTCACGTTGGGTGGTGATCCTGGATTGTCCGGGTCGGCGGCGGTCCAGATCGGGTTGAATGTCTTTCTCGGACAGCTCGATACCGGGAGGCACGCCGTCGATGATAACGACATTACCGGCACCGTGGCTTTCACCGGCAGTCGTGACACGAAAGATTTGTCCGAAGGTATTACCCGCCATGCGGAGGCGATTGTATCAACAGTCCCGACGTGGAATCTCCACGCGATCCATCGAGAGGGCACCCTCGACGATTTTTACGCGGACATTGAGCTGCTGACTATTTCGCAGCATTCTGTGCCAGTGCGATATGGCGTGCCACCAGCCGGGTTTTCAGGACGAGCAGGCCCGCGCTGAGTTGAGGGTCCACGCCTTTTTCGAGAATGTCTGCGGCTTTGGGCGCAGGCTCTTTATTGGCGTCGGCTGCTGCCCCCGCAGCAGGGGGCGGGGCATTACCCGGAAGAACATCCACCTTCTGGCGGAACTCAATCGCCTTGGCTACCTCGTCGGCGGTGATTTCAACCTTCAGATCAGGCTCCACTCCCCAGGTACGATCCTCCGGCTTGCGGTGAATGATTCGGCCCTGAGGTAGTTTGTAATACTGCGTCGTGAGCCTTAAATAGGCCTTGTCGTTGTCGATTTTGAAGACATCCTGCACGGAACCCTTGCCGAAGCTGCGCGTACCGACGATCAAGGCACGGTGATAGTCCTGAAGCGCACCGGACACGATCTCGCTGGCGCTGGCTGAGCCTCCATTGATCAGGACAACCACCGGAATGCGGCGTTTCCACGCCCGCTCAGGCCGAGCTTCAAACACGCTCGAACGGGTATCCGCCGGTCCGACCGTCGAAACGATCGTGCCTTCGGGAACAAAACGGTTGACGATCTCCACCGCTGAGCTGAGCAGGCCGCCGGGATTGAAACGCAGATCGAGAATCAGCGCATTGATTCCTGCATCTTTTTCCATCTGCTTGACCGCAGCGTCGAGGTCGCCCGCACTCTGGGGGATGAACTCTGACAGCCGCACATAACCGATCTTCTGATCGCGGTCGATGTAGTAATCCCACGATCCGTCTTGCTTGTGCTGCCAGCCTCGGATCGACTCGATGGGGATCTCCGCGCGGACGAGCTTGAACTGACGCAGCGCAGGCTCCTCGCCGCGCTGGATGCCAAGCGTCACGATGGTACCTTCTTCACCCGTGATCGTGCGAACTGCCTGGTCGATCGACCAGTCGGTCGTCGCTTCGCCGTTGACCTCGGCGATGATGTCGTTGGGCAGAATGCCTGCGCGATATGCCGGAGTATCCGCAAGCGGGCTGATCACGATCAGCCGATCGCGCTTGGTTTTATGGTCGAACTTCGATGCGATCTGGATACCGACGCCATAGAACTTGCCCTGGAGTGTGCGAGCAAAAGATTCGCGGCGATAAGGCCAGATGACGAAAGAAAACTCATCGAGCGTATCCATCGCCCCTTCCGTCATTTCGTACACGATCACTTCTTCGGGCAGGTTGAGCGTTTCGGAGTTGATTCCAACCATCCGATCAATCAGGCCCAGTGCATCGAGGTAGGAGTACCCGGTGGCGTTGTCGATTTCAGTGATGACATCCGAAAAACGCTGGCGGAATTGAGCGACCTTGACCTCGTCCTTCATGGCCGGAAAAGTCACGGCGATGGCTTTGGTATCGACGAGCGTGATCATGGCCTGGGCGGAACCCTTAAGCAGTTGCGCGTAGCCACGGCTGGAAACATGCTTTTTTCCTGCGTTACCGATGGTCTGCTTGAGCATCGGTAGTTCGACGGAAGCGAGTTTCTTTTCCCACGGCTCCTTGTCGAGCGGGCGAATCTCGTCATCTTTATTGCTGTCAGTGTTCTGTTTATTTTGTTTGTCCTTGATTTCCTCCGGCGTGGCGTTTTTCGCATCAAGGGCTTTCTGGGCTGCCTCTTCAGCTTCGCGATTTTTTTTCAGCCGTTCCGAACGCTCACGCAGCAGTCTTTCGAGTTCATCAGGGGCATAAGCGCGGAGGACGCGGAGATGATTGGCTGCGAGCTTGAGTTGCTTGTGATAGGTTGCGTAGTCGTCAAAAAGCTCGTCGAGCGAGCGGTACAAACTCAGAGCCTCGACCCAGTCGCCTTTTGCCTCTGACTCCTTCGCTGCGGCTTCGGTCCGCTTCAGAATTTCCGTAACCTTCTCATCCTTGAGGAATACGGGTTTGAGGTCTCCCGCCAGATCGCGAGCCAGCAGCGCGGTGAAGACCGCCTCTTCGAGTTGCCCCGCATCGGCCTGCCGCACCATTTTCTGATAGGCGTCGTTATAGGCTTTTCGTTGCTTATTGGCCTGTTCGGCGCGACTGGTCTGGAATCGCTCGATATCTTTAATCAGCGAATCAACGGTCGCGTCTTCCGGCGTCGTTCGCAGTGAAGTGAGCAGTCGATCAAATTCCCCCGCATCCGCCAGCCGAGTCAGCTCGTCGGTTGAAATAAGGGGAGCGGCTTGCCGGTCATCCGCCAGGCCGGGTGTTGTCGGCGCAAGGAACAGGCCGACCATCAAGATGCACAGCAAAGCCCAGCGAATCATATAACCCATGAGTTTTTATCCGGTAAACATTCAGTTTAATCCAGCCGCGATGGCTGGAAAAAACTGCGCATGTCATTCCAAATGTATCGGCTCACGAGGTGATTACTTCGTGAGCAGCACGAGAATATCGTAGGCGAGCCGGCTGCGGAATGCGATCTTTCTGCAAAGGCGGTCTGAGCAAAATCACGCCGTTTTCTCGGCCGTTGTGGACGCCAACCGGCC
This DNA window, taken from Phycisphaeraceae bacterium, encodes the following:
- a CDS encoding 30S ribosomal protein S1, with protein sequence MVDKNLIAQLGVEDVEAEQMVAAAYGQKVADGDMTSLLGEQIEDYKSGSILKGKIIGRAGDAFLVEIGLKSEGILERSEFDAPDDVEIGDTVEILLEDLESDTGQISISKRKADRIRGWERIIEKNKEGDVITGRVMRKIKGGLLVDIGVPVFLPASQVDVRRPGDIGEFIGTEIRASILKIDTERRNIVISRRKLIEEERGEQRKKLLTTIKEGDIVKGTVKNIADFGAFVDLGGIDGLLHITDMSWGRVNHPSDMVKIDQQVEVKVLNVDRDKEKIALGLKQKESSPWHDIEKKYPPNTRIKGTVTNIMSYGAFVKLEEGVEGLVHISEMSWTRRINHPSEVVSIGEEIEVVVLDFNKDKQEISLGMKQTEVNPWELVAEKYPPGTVVEGKVRNLASYGAFVEIEPGIDGLLHVSDLSWTKKLTHPNELLKKGETIKCVVLEVDRAKQRVALGLKQMTEDPWLNAIPAHYQPGMIVRGKVTKITNFGVFVELEDDLEGLLHISELADHKVENPQDVVQQDQEVEVKILRVDLDERKIGLSLKRAQWTSDTSSDDAGSGGSSKGGKKGGSGGSTGGLGGGMDDHGALGTDKITFGPGGTKMG
- the aroC gene encoding chorismate synthase, with amino-acid sequence MAGNTFGQIFRVTTAGESHGAGNVVIIDGVPPGIELSEKDIQPDLDRRRPGQSRITTQRDESDVAQILAGVFEGRTTGTAIAIFIPNKDQRSKDYADIKDKYRPGHADYTFDAKYGFRDYRGGGRSSARETTARVAAGAIAKKILAGVTDISPAGVKIVGYVKQVGQLIANIPDPASVSLEQVESNIVRCPDPAIADAMVALIEKLRGELDSIGGIAEIVATGVPAGWGEPVFDKLKADLAKAMFSLPAVLGVEYGVGFGVATLRGSENNDAFIPPDRDNPRIHTRTNRHGGMLGGISSGMPIILRCAVKPTSSLPREQPTVTNTGKSTTIATKGRHDPCLLPRFVPMAEAMMAITLADHYLRHQAQRSK
- a CDS encoding PDZ domain-containing protein, with the translated sequence MGYMIRWALLCILMVGLFLAPTTPGLADDRQAAPLISTDELTRLADAGEFDRLLTSLRTTPEDATVDSLIKDIERFQTSRAEQANKQRKAYNDAYQKMVRQADAGQLEEAVFTALLARDLAGDLKPVFLKDEKVTEILKRTEAAAKESEAKGDWVEALSLYRSLDELFDDYATYHKQLKLAANHLRVLRAYAPDELERLLRERSERLKKNREAEEAAQKALDAKNATPEEIKDKQNKQNTDSNKDDEIRPLDKEPWEKKLASVELPMLKQTIGNAGKKHVSSRGYAQLLKGSAQAMITLVDTKAIAVTFPAMKDEVKVAQFRQRFSDVITEIDNATGYSYLDALGLIDRMVGINSETLNLPEEVIVYEMTEGAMDTLDEFSFVIWPYRRESFARTLQGKFYGVGIQIASKFDHKTKRDRLIVISPLADTPAYRAGILPNDIIAEVNGEATTDWSIDQAVRTITGEEGTIVTLGIQRGEEPALRQFKLVRAEIPIESIRGWQHKQDGSWDYYIDRDQKIGYVRLSEFIPQSAGDLDAAVKQMEKDAGINALILDLRFNPGGLLSSAVEIVNRFVPEGTIVSTVGPADTRSSVFEARPERAWKRRIPVVVLINGGSASASEIVSGALQDYHRALIVGTRSFGKGSVQDVFKIDNDKAYLRLTTQYYKLPQGRIIHRKPEDRTWGVEPDLKVEITADEVAKAIEFRQKVDVLPGNAPPPAAGAAADANKEPAPKAADILEKGVDPQLSAGLLVLKTRLVARHIALAQNAAK